In one window of Chryseobacterium viscerum DNA:
- the lpxK gene encoding tetraacyldisaccharide 4'-kinase: protein MKRWYLYPFSLGYHLVTGIRNTMYDLGIFKSTKFKTPIINVGNLSVGGSGKSPMVMYLAQYLSKHYRTGVLSRGYGRLTKGYEVTNYESNYKMVGDEAMQLFERFKNRFVIAVSEERVPGAKKVIEDMDLEVLVLDDAMQHRAIKPGFNILMTDFNDPFFKDYLLPAGDLRESRSGYKRADIIMVSKCPDELTEETKRYYISRIRPSYGQKVFFSSIGYDENVYGKEKMLPDNNLNYYDILLITGIANPKPLLEHLAKFSKRVKHLKFRDHHNFTDDDIKKILAEYKKLGEYKLILTTEKDYVRLKTFDYLREIVYYWPINVLIDKKEEFNQIILDYVRKN, encoded by the coding sequence ATGAAAAGATGGTACCTTTATCCTTTTTCCCTTGGTTATCATTTGGTAACGGGTATCCGAAACACAATGTATGATCTGGGAATTTTTAAGTCGACAAAATTCAAAACTCCGATAATCAATGTCGGAAATCTTTCTGTGGGCGGAAGCGGAAAATCACCCATGGTGATGTATCTGGCTCAATATCTATCCAAACATTACAGAACCGGTGTTCTTTCACGAGGCTATGGAAGGCTGACAAAAGGCTACGAAGTAACCAATTATGAAAGCAACTACAAAATGGTAGGTGATGAAGCGATGCAGCTTTTTGAGCGTTTTAAAAACCGTTTCGTCATTGCTGTTTCAGAAGAACGTGTGCCCGGAGCCAAAAAAGTAATTGAAGATATGGACCTTGAAGTTCTGGTATTGGATGACGCCATGCAGCACAGAGCGATCAAGCCTGGATTCAATATTCTGATGACCGACTTTAATGATCCTTTTTTCAAAGACTACCTTCTTCCGGCCGGAGATCTGAGAGAATCAAGATCCGGATACAAAAGAGCAGACATTATTATGGTCAGCAAATGTCCTGACGAACTTACTGAGGAAACAAAAAGGTATTATATCTCAAGAATAAGACCTTCATACGGACAGAAAGTTTTCTTTTCATCCATTGGTTATGACGAGAATGTATACGGAAAAGAGAAAATGCTTCCGGATAACAACCTGAATTATTATGATATTTTACTGATCACCGGAATTGCTAATCCCAAACCACTTCTGGAACATCTGGCAAAATTCTCAAAAAGGGTGAAACATTTAAAGTTCAGAGACCATCATAATTTCACGGATGATGATATTAAAAAAATCCTTGCCGAGTATAAAAAATTAGGGGAATATAAGCTGATATTAACCACAGAGAAAGACTATGTACGTCTGAAAACTTTT
- the truA gene encoding tRNA pseudouridine(38-40) synthase TruA gives MWSYYNTLRYFIEFSYNGKNYFGYQIQPDAISVQEELEKALSTILREEIKTTGAGRTDTGVHAKKIFAHFDTEKELDDQLTRRLNSFLPPDVSIKRIFPVKDDFHARFDATYRTYEYYISLEKNPFTQESAWQHWKRGLDIDAMNEACKILFEYEDFTSFAKLKTDNKTNICKMYKAEWEQNGSELKFTVSANRFLRNMVRAIVGTMVEIGTGKLNPEDLRTVIEDKNRNAAGTSAPGHGLYLVDVGYEF, from the coding sequence TTGTGGAGTTATTACAATACATTGAGATACTTTATTGAATTTTCTTACAACGGAAAGAACTATTTCGGCTACCAGATACAGCCGGATGCCATTTCTGTGCAGGAAGAACTGGAAAAAGCACTTTCCACTATTTTAAGGGAAGAGATTAAAACTACAGGAGCAGGAAGAACTGATACAGGGGTTCACGCTAAAAAAATATTTGCTCATTTTGACACAGAAAAAGAGTTGGATGATCAGCTTACGCGCAGGCTGAACAGTTTTCTTCCACCTGATGTTTCTATTAAAAGGATCTTTCCGGTAAAAGATGATTTTCATGCCCGTTTTGATGCTACGTACAGAACCTACGAATATTATATCTCACTGGAAAAAAATCCATTCACACAGGAATCTGCATGGCAGCACTGGAAAAGAGGTCTGGATATTGATGCCATGAATGAAGCTTGCAAAATTCTTTTTGAATATGAAGATTTTACCAGTTTCGCCAAATTAAAAACCGACAACAAGACCAATATCTGCAAAATGTATAAAGCGGAGTGGGAGCAAAACGGATCTGAACTGAAATTTACAGTTTCAGCCAACCGTTTTCTTAGAAATATGGTTCGTGCTATCGTTGGAACAATGGTAGAAATAGGAACCGGAAAACTGAACCCGGAAGATCTTCGTACAGTGATTGAAGATAAAAACCGAAACGCTGCCGGAACTTCAGCTCCAGGGCACGGATTGTATCTGGTGGATGTGGGATATGAATTTTAA